Proteins found in one Cobetia sp. L2A1 genomic segment:
- a CDS encoding mechanosensitive ion channel family protein, protein MELLNAIPMETNQLFELALLWGGTLLSALAVLVFGMWVAKRLTQWVTSLLQRKSMDEAAAGFVGQIAYAILVVMVLLTALDQLGVDTTSMIAALGAAGLAIGLALQSSLSNLASGFLLVTLRPFKKGDYVEAAGTSGSVDQITMLQTRLVTPDNRKVTVPNSSVMSNTITNFSALPTRRLDLVVGVSYDDDIRKVKAVLEELVAGDERIMKEPSHLIAVAELADSSVNFNFRMWCQASDYWKLKWDMNERIKLTFDERGISIPYPQRDVHIHHASAAGE, encoded by the coding sequence GTGGAACTTTTGAATGCCATTCCCATGGAAACCAATCAGTTGTTCGAATTGGCATTGCTGTGGGGCGGAACCTTGTTGTCAGCACTGGCAGTGCTGGTGTTTGGTATGTGGGTGGCCAAGCGCCTGACCCAGTGGGTGACATCGCTGCTGCAGCGTAAAAGCATGGATGAGGCGGCGGCGGGTTTTGTCGGTCAAATCGCCTACGCCATCCTCGTGGTGATGGTGCTGTTGACCGCACTGGATCAGCTCGGGGTGGATACCACCTCCATGATTGCGGCGCTGGGTGCCGCGGGTCTGGCCATTGGCCTGGCGTTGCAAAGTTCGCTGTCCAATCTGGCCTCCGGTTTCTTGCTGGTCACGCTGCGTCCGTTCAAGAAGGGCGACTATGTCGAAGCGGCCGGTACCTCCGGCAGTGTCGATCAGATCACCATGTTGCAGACACGGCTGGTGACGCCGGACAACCGCAAGGTGACCGTGCCGAACTCCAGCGTGATGTCCAACACCATCACCAACTTCTCCGCCTTGCCGACGCGTCGTCTGGATCTGGTCGTGGGGGTCAGCTATGACGACGATATTCGCAAGGTCAAGGCTGTGCTCGAAGAACTGGTGGCCGGCGATGAGCGCATCATGAAAGAGCCGTCACACCTGATCGCCGTGGCAGAATTGGCCGATAGTTCGGTCAATTTCAATTTCCGCATGTGGTGCCAGGCATCTGACTACTGGAAGCTGAAGTGGGACATGAACGAGCGCATCAAGCTGACCTTCGATGAGCGCGGTATCAGCATTCCCTATCCGCAACGTGATGTGCATATTCATCACGCGAGCGCTGCTGGCGAGTAA
- a CDS encoding glucosyltransferase domain-containing protein, which produces MIAEFTQSERRQARRLLLASLVVLGVGLWPLFSSHVLYLDDMGRVLDGYFGWNINARPAAEGVMRLLGFGDALVNIAPLPQLVAWAIAAGMSLAWWRWVPGLRPMVYVLGNALIWLTPFTLQNFTYVFDSLPMTVALASGVLASLLLRQPLSSYPPSSLPSLSFKHRWRRLMAATALLLVALCSYQPALNAFLVLSLLEALFSTTVRRSWQLLFQRAGVVLVSLVVYLPLSRVLVAGEYSQQHGRMLDPGDVMALLGGVQSNLQAAATAWRGGLDHASLVFSLVLLMGLAMTLGAGLWSRRGEGVERSATWRERGLKASFERLSRGLWLLLLVPALWGPMLLLAEPVFHSRTLVAWGPLLGGALMLGLAGQESLRRSQRYLVRMLLTLAVLLLIRQWLIFAAWSNALTAQQHYEAQLAQRIVMDASTLGLPLRSVRDSVTFLPQSPLPVLVLGKAPIAPLAIGAQRHVPAVKQNLIAAFTPNNYWAVVRLRAAGASAVTLLRDPSLKAQLAERKTCPAIVSASVVPLAPYQLWQADGVWVIDFRDKAQQCPSDN; this is translated from the coding sequence GTGATAGCAGAATTCACTCAAAGCGAACGGCGTCAGGCACGTCGCCTATTGTTGGCCAGCCTTGTGGTGCTGGGGGTTGGGTTGTGGCCGTTATTTAGCAGTCATGTACTGTATCTGGATGATATGGGGCGTGTGCTGGATGGTTATTTCGGTTGGAACATCAATGCGCGGCCCGCGGCGGAAGGCGTCATGCGCTTGCTTGGCTTTGGCGATGCGCTGGTCAATATTGCACCGTTGCCACAACTGGTGGCCTGGGCCATCGCGGCCGGCATGTCGCTGGCATGGTGGCGTTGGGTGCCGGGGTTGAGGCCGATGGTCTACGTTCTCGGCAACGCGCTGATCTGGCTGACGCCCTTCACGCTGCAGAATTTCACTTACGTGTTCGATAGCCTGCCGATGACGGTTGCGCTCGCCAGTGGCGTGCTGGCAAGCCTGCTGCTGCGACAGCCATTGTCGTCATACCCGCCTTCATCACTCCCGTCTTTATCTTTCAAGCACCGCTGGCGGCGACTGATGGCCGCGACGGCGTTGCTGCTAGTGGCGTTATGTAGCTATCAACCGGCGCTGAATGCCTTCCTGGTACTCAGCTTGTTGGAAGCATTGTTCAGCACCACAGTCCGTCGCAGCTGGCAGCTTCTGTTTCAGCGAGCGGGAGTGGTGCTCGTGTCGCTGGTGGTGTATCTGCCGCTCTCGAGAGTGCTGGTCGCCGGAGAATACAGTCAGCAGCATGGGCGCATGCTCGATCCTGGCGATGTGATGGCATTGCTGGGCGGCGTGCAGAGCAATCTTCAGGCCGCCGCCACGGCATGGCGGGGAGGATTGGATCACGCAAGCCTGGTGTTCAGTCTAGTGTTGTTGATGGGACTCGCCATGACATTGGGAGCTGGCCTGTGGAGTCGAAGAGGAGAGGGTGTTGAGCGTTCAGCTACATGGCGGGAGCGAGGGCTGAAGGCTTCCTTTGAGAGGCTCAGCCGAGGCCTGTGGCTACTGCTGTTGGTGCCCGCGCTATGGGGCCCGATGCTGTTGCTGGCAGAGCCGGTATTTCACTCTCGCACCTTGGTGGCGTGGGGGCCGTTGCTAGGCGGCGCACTGATGCTGGGGCTGGCAGGGCAGGAGAGCCTGAGACGATCTCAACGCTATCTTGTTCGCATGCTGCTGACGCTGGCGGTGCTACTGTTGATACGTCAATGGTTGATCTTCGCCGCATGGAGCAATGCGCTTACCGCCCAGCAGCACTACGAAGCACAGCTGGCACAGCGAATCGTGATGGATGCCAGTACGCTAGGGCTTCCGCTGCGTTCAGTGCGTGATTCCGTCACCTTTCTGCCGCAGTCGCCATTGCCCGTGTTGGTGCTTGGCAAGGCCCCCATCGCGCCACTGGCGATAGGCGCTCAGCGACATGTGCCCGCAGTGAAACAGAATCTGATTGCAGCCTTTACACCGAATAATTATTGGGCGGTGGTGCGGTTACGCGCGGCGGGGGCCAGCGCCGTTACCTTGCTGCGTGATCCGAGTCTGAAAGCGCAGCTGGCGGAACGGAAGACCTGCCCGGCAATAGTGAGTGCGTCCGTTGTACCGCTGGCACCCTATCAGCTGTGGCAAGCAGACGGAGTATGGGTGATTGATTTCCGGGACAAGGCTCAGCAATGCCCGTCCGATAATTGA
- the putP gene encoding sodium/proline symporter PutP: protein MVENSPTILITFAVYLAVMLGIGLLAYKRTANMSDYILGGRSLGPWTSAISAGASDMSGWLLLGLPGAAYLSGLSAAWIGIGLLAGTWLNWLIVARRMRIYSFIASDSLTLPDYFEKRFRDNSKMLRVISAVFILLFFLFYTSSGLVAGGKLFETVFGLDYTVAVTLGTIAIVSYTFFGGFLAVSWTDLIQGLMMAVALVVVPVVALTDMGGVAEATSRITAENPLLLEWFRDASTGEALTLVGIISSLAWGLGYFGQPHILARFAAIRSEKDIPAARTIAVVWSAIGLFAAICIGLLGLVYVPKDLADSEKIFMVMVNFIFHPAVAGVLLAAILAAVMSTADSQLLVSSSALADDFYKALFKKNASQTELVWVGRFAVVGIAIIAWILALDPNSSVLGLVSYAWAGFGAAFGPALILSLYWRRMNRFGALAGIIVGGVTVVVWKQLTGGIFDLYEIVPGVIFAYIAIYVVSIATEEPSQDILAEFDKVDNHA from the coding sequence ATGGTCGAAAATAGCCCCACGATACTCATCACATTTGCCGTCTATCTGGCAGTGATGCTTGGCATTGGCCTGCTGGCCTACAAGCGCACCGCCAACATGTCGGACTACATTTTGGGTGGCCGCTCACTCGGTCCCTGGACTTCTGCCATTTCTGCCGGCGCCTCTGACATGTCCGGCTGGCTGTTGCTGGGCCTACCGGGCGCTGCCTATCTGAGCGGACTGTCCGCTGCATGGATCGGCATCGGCCTGTTGGCAGGCACCTGGCTCAACTGGCTGATCGTGGCACGTCGTATGCGTATCTACAGCTTCATCGCCAGCGACTCCCTGACGCTCCCGGATTACTTCGAAAAGCGTTTCCGCGATAACTCCAAGATGTTGCGCGTCATTTCAGCCGTCTTCATCCTGTTGTTCTTCCTCTTCTATACCAGCTCTGGCCTGGTGGCTGGCGGCAAGCTCTTCGAGACGGTCTTCGGGCTCGACTACACCGTCGCCGTGACGCTTGGCACCATCGCCATCGTGTCCTACACCTTCTTTGGTGGCTTCCTCGCGGTATCGTGGACTGACCTTATCCAGGGACTGATGATGGCCGTCGCGCTGGTCGTGGTCCCGGTGGTTGCTCTCACCGACATGGGCGGCGTGGCAGAAGCGACGTCACGCATCACTGCCGAGAACCCGCTGCTACTTGAGTGGTTCCGTGACGCCTCTACCGGTGAAGCCCTGACACTGGTCGGCATCATCTCCTCGCTGGCGTGGGGCCTGGGCTACTTCGGCCAGCCGCACATCCTGGCGCGTTTTGCTGCCATCCGCAGCGAGAAGGACATTCCGGCAGCACGCACCATCGCCGTGGTGTGGTCTGCCATCGGTCTGTTCGCGGCCATCTGCATCGGTCTGCTGGGTCTCGTCTACGTGCCGAAAGATCTGGCCGATAGCGAGAAGATCTTCATGGTCATGGTGAACTTCATCTTCCATCCGGCCGTTGCCGGCGTGTTGCTGGCCGCCATCCTGGCCGCGGTGATGTCCACCGCTGATTCCCAGTTGCTGGTCTCCTCCTCTGCACTGGCGGATGACTTCTACAAGGCGCTGTTCAAGAAGAACGCAAGTCAGACTGAGCTGGTCTGGGTCGGTCGCTTCGCAGTCGTCGGTATCGCCATCATCGCGTGGATACTGGCACTTGATCCGAACTCAAGCGTGCTGGGGCTGGTCTCCTACGCATGGGCCGGCTTCGGTGCCGCCTTCGGTCCGGCGCTTATCCTGTCGCTGTACTGGCGTCGCATGAACCGCTTCGGCGCACTGGCCGGCATCATTGTCGGTGGTGTGACCGTGGTGGTCTGGAAGCAGCTGACCGGTGGCATCTTCGATCTCTACGAGATCGTGCCGGGCGTCATCTTCGCCTACATCGCGATCTACGTGGTCAGCATCGCCACTGAAGAACCGAGCCAGGATATCCTCGCCGAGTTCGACAAGGTCGATAATCACGCCTGA